The following are encoded together in the Daucus carota subsp. sativus chromosome 5, DH1 v3.0, whole genome shotgun sequence genome:
- the LOC108222245 gene encoding LOB domain-containing protein 25 → MAASFSVPRYDYTPCAACKFLKRKCLPDCIFAPYFPAEELQKFISVHKIFGASNVAKLLNEVLPHQREDAASTLSYEAEARLRDPVYGCVGAISILQLQVERLQKELDEANAELVSYHCCYHPNMSGTIATLPAPSAVPINPVCDYAQIPPQIRPVDLINTGEAEVCSYYQTPSSVTFPPNDDTNVPDQGGAAGQGLLFNDSASLI, encoded by the coding sequence ATGGCAGCTTCATTCAGCGTTCCAAGATACGATTACACACCGTGTGCTGCGTGCAAGTTCTTGAAGAGAAAATGCCTACCAGATTGCATCTTTGCCCCTTACTTTCCAGCTGAAGAGctccaaaaatttataagtgtGCACAAAATCTTTGGCGCAAGCAACGTGGCAAAGCTCTTGAACGAGGTCCTCCCTCATCAAAGAGAAGACGCAGCGAGTACTCTGTCCTATGAAGCAGAGGCACGCCTGAGAGATCCTGTTTACGGTTGCGTTGGTGCTATTTCTATTCTGCAATTGCAAGTTGAGCGGCTTCAAAAGGAACTCGATGAGGCTAATGCAGAATTGGTCAGTTACCATTGTTGTTATCATCCGAATATGAGTGGTACTATTGCTACACTGCCAGCACCTAGCGCGGTGCCTATTAATCCAGTGTGTGATTATGCTCAGATTCCCCCACAAATAAGGCCGGTTGATTTAATTAATACAGGAGAAGCTGAAGTCTGTAGTTATTATCAAACACCTTCCTCTGTCACATTTCCACCGAATGACGATACAAATGTTCCAGATCAAGGAGGAGCTGCTGGACAAGGACTTTTATTCAATGATTCTGCTTCTCTGATTTAG